A part of Podarcis muralis chromosome 15, rPodMur119.hap1.1, whole genome shotgun sequence genomic DNA contains:
- the HYLS1 gene encoding centriolar and ciliogenesis-associated protein HYLS1 isoform X3 — protein sequence MRLNIRKCRKRISDCTKPREAMETFMGLDRPRWASMSHEDRLKEAAMAFIRLCAEQGEGDSPRKMCFAPQLDPYTRASVASLVRPTLPVKIRHLHSGPTLQAKTPEEPRVARKPIIKRKVLRRRPDGEVEVTDESITSTPETSSQSDPEYGELSQRMHSLKTQQEKEESEEESEPSICPESETAYSWITTESQSQSSQRESQSRSSTSYEQDLIVAGHPKSFILPRFDQLSRNRMKTDRVARYLEHKHDWESLRLPGEDPRKGVRWSIREQMLCKSELPPRAQHIYIPNNYLVPTEKKRSALRWGIRCDLANGVMPRNTYSS from the coding sequence AATCAGTGACTGCACCAAGCCAAGAGAAGCAATGGAAACATTCATGGGACTTGATCGTCCCCGCTGGGCCTCTATGAGCCATGAAGATCGGCTCAAAGAAGCTGCAATGGCATTCATCCGCCTTTGCgcagaacagggagaaggtgaTAGCCCAAGGAAGATGTGTTTTGCACCTCAGCTGGACCCCTACACAAGAGCCTCGGTGGCCTCTTTGGTCAGACCCACACTTCCTGTGAAGATTAGGCATCTTCATTCGGGACCCACCTTGCAAGCAAAGACTCCCGAGGAACCCAGAGTTGCTAGGAAACCTATAATAAAAAGGAAAGTTCTGAGGCGAAGGCCTGATGGAGAAGTAGAGGTGACGGATGAGTCCATCACCAGCACACCAGAGACCAGCAGTCAGAGTGACCCCGAGTATGGGGAGTTGAGTCAAAGAATGCACAGTCTGAAGACTCAGCAAGAGAAAGAAGAGTCCGAGGAGGAGAGCGAGCCAAGCATTTGCCCAGAGTCTGAGACGGCTTATTCCTGGATAACTACAGAGAGCCAGAGCCAAAGCTCGCAAAGAGAGAGCCAGAGCCGCAGCAGCACATCCTATGAGCAGGACTTGATTGTTGCTGGCCACCCAAAATCCTTCATATTACCAAGATTTGATCAGCTAAGCCGGAACAGAATGAAGACCGACCGGGTAGCCCGTTACTTGGAGCATAAGCATGACTGGGAATCTCTGCGGCTACCCGGGGAAGATCCCAGGAAAGGGGTGCGCTGGAGCATCCGGGAACAGATGCTCTGCAAGTCAGAATTGCCTCCTAGGGCTCAGCACATTTATATTCCCAACAACTACCTGGTGCCTACAGAGAAAAAGAGGTCTGCCCTGCGCTGGGGAATACGCTGTGACCTGGCAAATGGCGTGATGCCTAGGAATACCTACTCCTCCTAG
- the HYLS1 gene encoding centriolar and ciliogenesis-associated protein HYLS1 isoform X4, giving the protein METFMGLDRPRWASMSHEDRLKEAAMAFIRLCAEQGEGDSPRKMCFAPQLDPYTRASVASLVRPTLPVKIRHLHSGPTLQAKTPEEPRVARKPIIKRKVLRRRPDGEVEVTDESITSTPETSSQSDPEYGELSQRMHSLKTQQEKEESEEESEPSICPESETAYSWITTESQSQSSQRESQSRSSTSYEQDLIVAGHPKSFILPRFDQLSRNRMKTDRVARYLEHKHDWESLRLPGEDPRKGVRWSIREQMLCKSELPPRAQHIYIPNNYLVPTEKKRSALRWGIRCDLANGVMPRNTYSS; this is encoded by the coding sequence ATGGAAACATTCATGGGACTTGATCGTCCCCGCTGGGCCTCTATGAGCCATGAAGATCGGCTCAAAGAAGCTGCAATGGCATTCATCCGCCTTTGCgcagaacagggagaaggtgaTAGCCCAAGGAAGATGTGTTTTGCACCTCAGCTGGACCCCTACACAAGAGCCTCGGTGGCCTCTTTGGTCAGACCCACACTTCCTGTGAAGATTAGGCATCTTCATTCGGGACCCACCTTGCAAGCAAAGACTCCCGAGGAACCCAGAGTTGCTAGGAAACCTATAATAAAAAGGAAAGTTCTGAGGCGAAGGCCTGATGGAGAAGTAGAGGTGACGGATGAGTCCATCACCAGCACACCAGAGACCAGCAGTCAGAGTGACCCCGAGTATGGGGAGTTGAGTCAAAGAATGCACAGTCTGAAGACTCAGCAAGAGAAAGAAGAGTCCGAGGAGGAGAGCGAGCCAAGCATTTGCCCAGAGTCTGAGACGGCTTATTCCTGGATAACTACAGAGAGCCAGAGCCAAAGCTCGCAAAGAGAGAGCCAGAGCCGCAGCAGCACATCCTATGAGCAGGACTTGATTGTTGCTGGCCACCCAAAATCCTTCATATTACCAAGATTTGATCAGCTAAGCCGGAACAGAATGAAGACCGACCGGGTAGCCCGTTACTTGGAGCATAAGCATGACTGGGAATCTCTGCGGCTACCCGGGGAAGATCCCAGGAAAGGGGTGCGCTGGAGCATCCGGGAACAGATGCTCTGCAAGTCAGAATTGCCTCCTAGGGCTCAGCACATTTATATTCCCAACAACTACCTGGTGCCTACAGAGAAAAAGAGGTCTGCCCTGCGCTGGGGAATACGCTGTGACCTGGCAAATGGCGTGATGCCTAGGAATACCTACTCCTCCTAG